The sequence below is a genomic window from Nitrospirota bacterium.
ACACCGTTCCAATCTTATTTATGATAACTGGCTGTCTTTCCAGATAGTTTATATAATCGTTAAGTGATAAGCCTTCAGGATTTACAAAGAAGACCCGTCCGCCTCTTGATGAACCTTTTTCCTTCATGTTTGTGATGCGTACATAGCCGCTTTTTTCGGAGGCAACATACCCTGTTGTATAATCCGGATTATCAGACCAGCAGAGTTCTGCAATAGTCTCTTCCCTCCTGCAAACCTTTGTTGCAATGGCAACCGCATCAATAACCCGATGATGAAAGATGTCATGCATCAACAAAGCCTTTTCGATGCTTTTCCTCGCCGCATCAGTGTAATCAATCCTTGAGACCCTTACCCCTCTTTTTGTATCAGGCTCGATTC
It includes:
- a CDS encoding 6-carboxyhexanoate--CoA ligase, which codes for MRASSNNIHVTGSERILDEANLANVFNELVCRALSSHIKPDSISINVEKIEHDAICYAESLDIKTVKSPTTESAEKDAKKLLEANGIKTEIINQAFNLLRIGPAAGGSNMRGAIIMDIDTGKRIEPDTKRGVRVSRIDYTDAARKSIEKALLMHDIFHHRVIDAVAIATKVCRREETIAELCWSDNPDYTTGYVASEKSGYVRITNMKEKGSSRGGRVFFVNPEGLSLNDYINYLERQPVIINKIGTVYGS